Proteins co-encoded in one Cupriavidus nantongensis genomic window:
- a CDS encoding ABC transporter ATP-binding protein has translation MTGPDPHVTQRPLPTVAQDTSSHGAPMLSVQGLTTHLELRRGMVRAVDGVDLHVNQGETLGVVGESGSGKSMTILSILRLLPRQGGVRLGGKVLLDGVDLLQLPEKTLSSQYRGRKIAMISQDPLTSLNPVFTVGDQVGAPLRYHGRAEGREARRRQVVQVLESVRIPSPETRLDDYPHQFSGGMRQRVVTGMAIASAPRLLVADEPTSALDVTIQVQIMALFRRIQAQTGVGIILITHDLGVAASICHRVAVMYAGRIVESGDVRTLYKRPAHPYTQALLQAIPRFGDRRERLYAIPGSPPSLVDPPHGCRFAARCPHRKPLCDDAYPPEIELESGHKVSCWLASAG, from the coding sequence ATGACCGGCCCGGACCCGCACGTGACCCAACGCCCGTTGCCAACGGTCGCACAGGATACGTCTTCGCATGGCGCGCCGATGCTGTCGGTGCAGGGCCTGACCACGCACCTCGAACTGCGCCGCGGCATGGTGCGCGCGGTCGACGGCGTCGACCTGCATGTGAACCAGGGCGAGACCCTGGGCGTGGTGGGCGAGTCCGGCTCGGGCAAGTCCATGACCATCCTGTCGATCCTGCGCCTGCTGCCGCGCCAGGGCGGCGTGCGCCTGGGCGGCAAGGTGCTGCTCGATGGCGTGGACCTGCTGCAGCTGCCGGAAAAGACCCTGAGCTCCCAGTACCGCGGCCGCAAGATCGCGATGATCTCGCAGGACCCGCTGACCTCGCTGAACCCGGTGTTCACGGTCGGCGACCAGGTCGGCGCGCCGCTGCGCTACCACGGCCGCGCCGAAGGTCGCGAAGCGCGTCGGCGCCAGGTGGTGCAGGTGCTTGAAAGCGTGCGCATCCCCTCGCCCGAGACCCGGCTGGACGACTATCCACACCAGTTCAGCGGCGGCATGCGCCAGCGCGTGGTGACCGGCATGGCCATCGCCAGCGCGCCGCGGCTGCTGGTCGCCGACGAGCCCACCTCGGCGCTCGACGTGACCATCCAGGTGCAGATCATGGCGCTGTTCCGCCGCATCCAGGCGCAGACCGGCGTCGGCATCATCCTGATCACGCATGACCTGGGCGTGGCGGCCAGCATCTGCCACCGGGTCGCGGTGATGTACGCCGGGCGCATCGTCGAGAGCGGCGACGTGCGCACGCTGTATAAGCGCCCCGCCCATCCCTATACCCAGGCGCTGCTGCAGGCGATTCCCCGCTTCGGCGACCGGCGCGAGCGGCTGTACGCGATCCCGGGCAGCCCGCCCAGCCTGGTCGACCCGCCGCACGGCTGCCGCTTCGCGGCGCGCTGTCCGCACCGCAAGCCGCTGTGCGACGACGCCTATCCGCCCGAGATCGAACTGGAGTCCGGCCACAAGGTCAGCTGCTGGCTGGCCTCGGCCGGCTGA
- a CDS encoding ABC transporter permease produces the protein MPEIAIPPAGATAPVRQRPRRSLRGLPWFALAVLPLLLACAIGGEALLPHDPNGLDLGLAFQPPAWLAGGSWAYPLGTDNMGRDLLTRIMAGTRISLVVALYAILISGGIGTAAGMLAGYFGGRLDALIMRLVDIQMSIPALALALVLAAVLGPGFETVVLVIVVTYWTWYARIVRGEVMSLKQRDYVALARVAGCGTLTIFRRHLLPNLLNTLLVLATLQVGQVIIFEASLSFLGLGIQQPDVSWGLMLADARNYITNAWWAITMPGLAIMATCLASNLLGDWLRDHFDPKRRQL, from the coding sequence ATGCCTGAGATCGCCATCCCTCCTGCCGGCGCCACCGCGCCGGTGCGCCAGCGTCCGCGGCGCAGCCTGCGCGGCCTGCCGTGGTTTGCGCTGGCGGTGCTGCCGCTGCTGCTGGCCTGCGCCATCGGCGGCGAGGCGCTGCTGCCGCACGACCCCAACGGCCTCGACCTGGGCCTGGCGTTCCAGCCGCCGGCGTGGCTGGCCGGCGGGAGCTGGGCCTATCCGCTCGGCACCGACAACATGGGCCGCGACCTGCTCACGCGCATCATGGCCGGCACCCGCATCTCGCTGGTGGTGGCGCTGTACGCCATCCTGATCTCCGGCGGCATCGGCACCGCCGCGGGCATGCTGGCCGGCTACTTCGGCGGGCGCCTGGACGCGCTGATCATGCGGCTGGTCGACATCCAGATGTCGATCCCGGCGCTGGCGCTGGCGCTGGTGCTGGCGGCGGTGCTGGGGCCGGGTTTCGAGACCGTGGTGCTGGTGATCGTGGTCACCTACTGGACCTGGTACGCGCGCATCGTGCGCGGCGAGGTGATGTCGCTCAAGCAGCGCGACTACGTGGCGCTGGCGCGCGTGGCGGGCTGCGGCACGCTCACCATCTTCCGCCGCCACCTGCTGCCCAACCTGCTCAACACCCTGCTGGTGCTGGCCACGCTGCAGGTCGGGCAGGTGATCATCTTCGAGGCCTCGCTGAGCTTTCTCGGGCTGGGCATCCAGCAGCCCGACGTGTCGTGGGGACTGATGCTGGCCGATGCGCGCAACTACATCACCAACGCGTGGTGGGCCATCACCATGCCGGGGCTGGCGATCATGGCCACGTGCCTGGCGTCCAACCTGCTGGGCGACTGGCTGCGCGACCACTTCGACCCGAAACGGAGGCAGCTATGA
- a CDS encoding ABC transporter substrate-binding protein, which translates to MQVKRLSARRRLLAGLVAAAIVPVAHAAPAPATGSLTVAFGAESTTLDPVKISAGVDHYFVGQIFEMLVRRNAALKDENWLAESWKLDPGKDGKPVLDVQLRKGVRFHNGDPLTSEDLEFSWQRQRDPKSSFFSHYVSSVERFEIVDAHRFRLHFKQPDAQFIVGNMQLWAMPKKYIQKVGEEEFARKPVGTGPWKFVSRTVKDELKLEAFDGYWNKDKRPGIKELTIKVIPEDLTRVAAFKTGKVDFIDNVPPSMVEEFKKMPGVKTVTLVSGNNLFLNFNTQMPKSPFNDVRVRQAAAHAIDVDAIIKRVLFGQGERYAQVGKASNGYDPALKPYAFDQKRARELLRQAGYPNGFDTPCYNLTTPREPGVKEVGEAMYAYLSEVGIRCQVRNLEYGAWISLGKRGRSGPPEMDGVLSWMWSQGLPGDPGLAWSGHLHSYQAGGGWGTYSYTSDPEVDALLEKQRQTMDPAARTALLQQIARLKQERVLGGLPTYRPLVTFAWRDNKIDYVPWPIRDYWRSFQEVSWKSR; encoded by the coding sequence ATGCAAGTGAAGAGATTGTCCGCCCGCCGCCGGCTGCTGGCCGGCCTCGTTGCCGCGGCCATCGTGCCGGTCGCGCATGCCGCGCCCGCGCCCGCCACCGGCAGCCTGACCGTCGCCTTCGGCGCGGAGTCGACCACGCTCGACCCGGTCAAGATCTCGGCCGGCGTCGACCACTACTTCGTCGGCCAGATCTTCGAGATGCTGGTGCGCCGCAACGCCGCGCTCAAGGACGAGAACTGGCTGGCGGAAAGCTGGAAGCTCGACCCCGGCAAGGACGGCAAGCCGGTGCTCGACGTGCAGCTGCGCAAGGGCGTGCGCTTCCATAACGGCGACCCGCTGACGTCCGAGGACCTGGAGTTCTCGTGGCAGCGCCAGCGCGATCCCAAGAGCAGCTTCTTCTCGCACTATGTGTCGTCGGTCGAGCGCTTCGAGATCGTCGATGCGCACCGCTTCAGGCTGCATTTCAAGCAGCCCGATGCGCAATTCATCGTCGGCAACATGCAGCTGTGGGCCATGCCCAAGAAATACATCCAGAAGGTCGGCGAGGAAGAGTTCGCCCGCAAGCCGGTCGGCACCGGGCCATGGAAGTTCGTCTCGCGCACGGTCAAGGACGAACTGAAGCTGGAAGCCTTCGACGGCTACTGGAACAAGGACAAGCGCCCCGGCATCAAGGAGCTGACGATCAAGGTGATCCCCGAGGACCTGACCCGGGTGGCGGCGTTCAAGACCGGCAAGGTCGATTTCATCGACAACGTGCCGCCGTCGATGGTCGAGGAATTCAAAAAGATGCCGGGCGTGAAGACCGTCACGCTGGTCAGCGGCAACAACCTGTTCCTGAACTTCAACACGCAGATGCCGAAGTCGCCGTTCAATGACGTGCGCGTGCGCCAGGCCGCCGCGCATGCCATCGATGTCGACGCCATCATCAAGCGCGTGCTGTTCGGCCAGGGCGAGCGCTATGCGCAGGTGGGCAAGGCCTCCAACGGCTACGACCCCGCGCTCAAGCCCTATGCCTTCGACCAGAAGCGCGCCCGCGAGCTGCTCAGGCAGGCTGGTTATCCCAATGGCTTCGACACCCCCTGCTACAACCTCACCACGCCGCGCGAGCCGGGCGTGAAGGAAGTGGGCGAAGCCATGTACGCCTACCTGAGCGAGGTCGGCATCCGCTGCCAGGTGCGCAACCTGGAGTACGGCGCGTGGATCAGCCTGGGCAAGCGCGGCCGTTCCGGCCCGCCCGAGATGGACGGCGTGCTGAGCTGGATGTGGTCGCAAGGCCTGCCCGGCGATCCCGGCCTGGCGTGGTCGGGCCACCTGCACAGCTACCAGGCCGGCGGCGGCTGGGGCACCTACTCGTACACCAGCGACCCCGAGGTCGACGCGCTGCTGGAAAAACAGCGCCAGACCATGGACCCCGCCGCGCGCACCGCGCTGCTGCAGCAGATCGCGCGGCTGAAGCAGGAGCGCGTGCTGGGCGGCCTGCCCACCTACCGCCCGCTGGTGACCTTTGCCTGGCGCGACAACAAGATCGACTACGTGCCCTGGCCCATCCGCGACTACTGGCGCTCGTTCCAGGAAGTCAGCTGGAAATCGCGCTGA
- a CDS encoding ABC transporter permease yields the protein MPIARRLLHGLISILGASVIIFLISRLSGDPLALLLPADAPPEVIEQTRQHLGLDQPLVAQYLVFLRNAVTGDFGNSYRWQEPALGLILERLPATVELALAALAFSIAMAVPFGVLSAVYRGSWFDRFAKVFAMAGQAMPNFWVGLLLILLFAVQLNWLPAFGRESWNSLVLPAIALGWYPVAAQTRVVRSAMLDVLDSDYIRMGRAMGLPERVLIWKYALRNAAIPLVTILGVYFAAMLGGAFVVEVIFAWPGVGRTVVEAVFARDFPVVQAGVMLTSVLFVLSNLLVDLSYGLIDPRIRHA from the coding sequence ATGCCCATTGCCAGACGCCTGCTGCACGGCCTGATCAGCATCCTTGGCGCGAGCGTGATCATCTTCCTGATCTCGCGCCTGTCCGGAGACCCGCTCGCCTTGCTGCTGCCGGCCGACGCGCCGCCCGAGGTGATCGAACAGACCCGCCAGCACCTCGGCCTGGACCAGCCACTGGTGGCGCAATACCTGGTGTTCCTGCGCAACGCCGTCACCGGCGACTTCGGCAACTCCTACCGCTGGCAGGAGCCGGCGCTAGGCCTGATCCTGGAGCGGCTGCCGGCCACTGTGGAGCTGGCGCTGGCCGCGCTGGCGTTCTCGATCGCGATGGCGGTGCCGTTCGGCGTGCTGTCGGCGGTCTACCGCGGCTCGTGGTTCGACCGCTTCGCCAAGGTCTTCGCCATGGCGGGCCAGGCCATGCCCAACTTCTGGGTCGGCCTGCTGCTGATCCTGTTGTTCGCGGTGCAGCTGAACTGGCTGCCGGCCTTCGGGCGCGAATCGTGGAACAGCCTGGTGCTGCCCGCGATTGCGCTGGGCTGGTATCCGGTGGCGGCGCAGACCCGCGTGGTGCGCTCGGCCATGCTCGATGTGCTCGACAGCGACTACATCCGCATGGGCCGCGCCATGGGCCTGCCCGAGCGCGTGCTGATCTGGAAGTATGCGCTGCGCAACGCAGCGATTCCGCTGGTGACGATCCTCGGCGTCTACTTCGCGGCGATGCTGGGCGGCGCCTTCGTGGTCGAGGTCATCTTCGCCTGGCCCGGCGTCGGCCGCACCGTGGTCGAAGCCGTGTTCGCGCGCGATTTCCCCGTGGTGCAGGCGGGCGTGATGCTCACCTCGGTGCTGTTCGTGCTGTCCAACCTGCTGGTCGACCTCAGCTACGGCCTGATCGACCCGAGGATCCGCCATGCCTGA